In Geoalkalibacter sp., a genomic segment contains:
- a CDS encoding RT0821/Lpp0805 family surface protein: protein MKKLLAILLVLVLTLAGCATAPGPKETGGTLIGAAGGGLLGAQVGKGRGQLIAVAVGTLAGALIGQEVGRSLDRADQMWMERNAQQALEYNRSQQASTWHNPDSGNSGSFTPIRTYQTAQGQNCREYVQTVNIGGQPQQAYGTACRQPDGTWLIVR from the coding sequence ATGAAAAAGCTGCTCGCTATTTTGCTCGTCCTGGTTTTGACCCTGGCCGGTTGCGCGACGGCTCCGGGCCCCAAGGAAACCGGGGGAACCCTCATCGGCGCCGCAGGCGGCGGCCTGCTTGGCGCTCAGGTCGGCAAGGGGCGCGGACAACTGATCGCGGTGGCGGTGGGCACCCTGGCCGGAGCCCTGATCGGCCAGGAAGTCGGTCGCTCCCTGGATCGCGCCGATCAGATGTGGATGGAGCGCAACGCCCAGCAGGCGCTGGAATACAACCGCAGCCAACAGGCCAGCACCTGGCACAATCCCGACAGCGGCAATTCGGGATCCTTCACTCCCATTCGCACCTACCAGACCGCCCAGGGGCAGAACTGCCGGGAATATGTGCAGACGGTCAATATCGGCGGCCAGCCGCAGCAGGCCTACGGCACGGCCTGCCGCCAGCCCGACGGCACCTGGCTGATCGTGCGCTGA